In Aeromicrobium wangtongii, the DNA window TCCTCGTCCACGACCGCCGCGACGGCCTCGGAGTAGTTGCGCGCGTGCCCGATGTCGCGGCCCAGGAACGGCTGGCCCTCGTTCTCGCCCAGCCGGACGGCGCCGAGACGCTCGGTCATGCCGTACTGGGTGACCATCGCGCGGGCCAGGTTGGTGGCCTTCTCGATGTCGTTGCCGGCGCCGGTCGTCGGGTCGTGGAAGACCAGCTCCTCGGCGGCGCGGCCACCCAGCATGTAGGCGAGCTTGTCGAGCAGCTCGGCCCGCGTCTGGGAGTACTTGTCCTCATCGGGCAGGACCATCGTGTAGCCCAGCGCCCGGCCGCGCGGCAGGATCGTGATCTTGTGCACCGGATCGCTCTGCGGCAGCGCCGCGGCGACCAGGGCGTGGCCACCCTCGTGGTACGCGGTGATGCGTCGCTCGTTCTCGTTCATCAACCGGCTGCGCTTCTGCGGGCCGGAGATGACCCGGTCGATCGCCTCGTCGAGCGCCTCGTTGTCGATCGTCTTGGCGCCGTCGCGGGCGGTCAGCAGCGCGGCCTCGTTCAGGACGTTGGCCAGATCGGCACCGGAGAAGCCCGGGGTGCGGCGGGCGATGGCCTCCAGGTCGACACCCGGGGCGATCGGCTTGCCGCGCGAGTGGACCTTCAGGATCTGGGTGCGTCCGGCCAGGTCGGGGGCCTCGACGCCGATCTGGCGGTCGAAACGACCTGGACGCAGCAGCGCGGGATCGAGCACGTCGGGACGGTTGGTCGCGGCGATCAGGATGACGCCGCCGCGCACGTCGAAGCCGTCCATCTCGACCAGCAGCTGGTTGAGGGTCTGCTCGCGCTCGTCGTGACCGCCGCCCATGCCGGTGCCGCGGTGGCGTCCGACCGCGTCGATCTCGTCGATGAAGACGATCGCGGGGGCGTTCTCCTTGGCCTGCTCGAACAGGTCACGCACGCGGCTGGCGCCGACGCCGACGAACATCTCGACGAAGTCCGAGCCCGAGATCGAGTAGAACGGGACGCCCGCCTCGCCCGCGACGGCCCGCGCGAGCAGCGTCTTGCCGGTGCCGGGAGGGCCGTACAGCAGGACGCCCTTGGGGATCTTGGCGCCGACGGCCTGGAACTTGGCGGGCTCCTGGAGGAACTCCTTGATCTCGCCGAGCTCCTCGATGGCCTCGTCGCACCCTGCGACGTCCGCGAACGTCGTCTTGGGGGTGTCCTTGCTCATCAGCTTGGCCTTGGACTTGGCGAACTGCATGACGCGGCCGCCACCGCCGGCGGCGTTGTTCATCAGGAAGAAGATGAGGCCGAAGATCAGGATGAACGGGAGGATGCCGATCAGCAGGGAGACGAATGCGTTGGTCTTGGGGACCTCGACGTCGAAGCTCTTGAGCTTCTTGTCCGCGACGGCCTTCTCGGCCTGCTCCACGAGCCGTGCGCCCTGGTCACCGAGGTACTTGGTCTTGACCTTGGTGCCGTCGTTGAGCGTCGCCTGGATCTGCTGGTCGCCGTCGACGAACTTGACGTCCTTGACCTTGCCCGAGTCCAGGTAGGTGACCATCGTGGCGGTCTTGACCTGCTTGTACCCATCGGCGGAGGACGACACCGAGACGATCGAGATCACGAGGATCGTGATCAACACGATCCAGAGCCAAGGGCCCTTGAGAAGGCGTTTGAAGTTCATGTGCGGCGTGGAGCGGGTCCACTCCTCCTCGGGTGCTGGTCGGTAGTCGAACGGTACACGGAGCGCTGCTCACCAGTTCAACGCGCGCAGACCCCACCAACGTTCCCCGGCCCCGTACGCCCGGAGCGAACAGGGGCCTAGGAGTAGACGTGCGGTGAGAGGGTCCCGATGCAGCGCAGGTTGCGGTAGCGCTCGTTGTAGTCCAGGCCGTACCCGACGACGAAGGCGTTGGGGATGTCGAAGCCGACGTACTTGACCTCGACGTCCATGCGCTGCGCCTCGGGCTTGCGCAGCAGGGTGGCGATCTCCACCGAGGCGGGTCCGCGTGAGCGCAGGTTGGTGATGAGCCACGACAGCGTCAGGCCGGTGTCGATGATGTCCTCGACGATCAGGACGTGGCGGCCGTTGAGGTCGGTGTCCAGATCCTTCAGGATCCGCACGACACCGGACGACTGGGTGCCCGAGCCGTACGACGACACCGCCATCCAGTCCATCTCGACGTGGCGGTTCAGGCTGCGGGCCAGATCGGCCATGACCATGACCGCGCCCTTCAGGACGCCGACGAGCAGCAGGTCCTTGCCCTCGTAGTCCGTCTGGATCTGCTCGGCCATCTCATTGAGGCGCTGTCTGATCTGCTCCTCGGTGTAGAGGGTCTGATCGAGATCGAGGTCGCCTTCGACATGCGTCTGGTCCACAAGGTCACCTTTTCACAGGGGTGTCTGCGAACGACAGGGAAGCCCCCGTCCGGGTCGCGCTGACCCCTCCCGGGAGCTCGACGCGGCGCTGGCCGCGCCAGTCCGTGACGAGCCGGTCGAGCTCGGACACATGGGTGGCGGTCAGCGCCTCGGCGCCCGCCGCCAGGGCGGCCAGGCGCAGCACCCTGGACCGCACCGCCACCGGGAGCGCGGCCAGCGTGTCGACGTCGTGCGGTGCGGCGACCTCGGCGGCCAGCGCGTCCAGCACCAGGCCGTCGTGCCGGACCTGCTCGGCCGTGCGGGCCAGCGCCTCGGCCACGCCTCCGCCGAGGACGTCCTCCAGCAGCGGCATGACCTCCGCCCGCAGGCGGGAGCGACGGAAGGCCGGATCGCTGTTGTGCGGATCGGTCCACCAGGTCAGGCCGTGCACCCGGCAGATGTGCTCGGTGTCGGCTCGGCGCAGCCGCAGGAACGGACGCCGCCACAGTCCGTCGTGGGCGGACATGCCGGCGATGGACCGCGGGCCGGACCCGCGGCCCAGGCCCAGCAGCACCGTCTCGGCCTGGTCGTCCAGGGTGTGGGCCAGGAGCACCGCATCGGCGCCGGTGGCCCCGAGCGCCCCGAGGCGGGCGGTGCGGGCGGCGCCCTCGGGGCCGCCATCGGCACCCACCTCGACGCGCACCACCCGGGCCGGGAGGCCGATCCCGGCGAGCTGCTTGACGGCGACCTCGGCGACCTCGGCGGACCCGGGCTGCAGCTGGTGGTCGACCACGACGGCCTCGACGTCCAGCGCGGCGCGGTCGGCGACGAAGGCCGTGACCGCGGCCAGCGCCAGGGAGTCGGCGCCACCGGAGACGCCGATCACGATGCGTGCCGCGGGCCCCAGGTCGTCCAGGGCGTGCCGGACGAGATTGCGCCCGGTCGCGACGACGGGATCCAGTGCACCGCCCATGCCCGGCCCCGGCTCAGCCGTGGACGCGCTTGACCCACGACGCGGGGTCGAGGATCTCGGCGCGACCGGGCAGGTTGGCCGGCTCGGCCCAGACCTGGTTGAACCCGTCCAGGCCGACCATCTGATTGACCTCGCGGACGAAGACCGCCCCGTCGCGGTACTGACGCATCTTGGCATCGATCCCGAGCAGGCGGCGCAGCATGCGATCCATGGGGCTGGCGCCCTTGCGCCGCTCCGTGAACTTGCGGCGGATCTCCTCGACGCTGGGAATGACCTCGGGGCCGACACCGTCCATCACGACGTCGGCGTGGCCCTCCAGCAGCGACATGATGCCGGTCAGCCGGTCGACGATCTCGCGCTGCCGCTCGTTCTGGAACACATCGGACAGCGCGGCGTCCGACTCGCCCTTGACGATGCGCACGATCTCGCCGACCCCGTCGGAGAGCATGGACGACAGCGCCGAGGAGTCCAGATCGGTCGCCTCGATGAACTCGTCGATCAGCGACTTCATGTGCCCGCGCATCCAGTCGACCGCGGTGAACTGCACCCGGTGGGTCTCCTCGTGCAGGCAGACCCAGAGCCGGAAGTCGTGCGGGTCGACGCCGAGCTGGCGCTCCACCTCCACGATGTTGGGCGCCACCAGGAGCAGCCGTCCACCCTCACCGGCCGGTCCGTCCCAGAACGGGTCGAACTGGCCGAGCACCTTGGACGACATGAACGACATCAGCGCGCCGACCTCGGCGCCGGTGACCTTCTCGCCGATCGCGCGGCCGAACACACCCGGCCGTTTCTCGGAGGCCGCGAGCTTCGCCACCACCGGGTCCATCAGGGTCCGGAAGGTCTCCAGATTGGCCTCGATCCAGCGCGGACGGTCGATCACGAGCACCGGCGCGGTGGCCGACGTGGCGTGCAGGTCGCTGAACTCGCGCACGGGGCCCTCGGAGCGGGCGGCTCCCTCACGCAGCTCGGCGACCGTCTCGGCGGCCTCGTCCGGCGACATCTCGGGTCCGGGGCGGGACAGCTTGGTCGCCGTCGTGAGGGCCAGGTTCCAGTCGATCATGTGGCAACGGTACGCGCCGAGCGGTAGGCCGAACGCCGAAAGATCGCTCTGGCTAGCCGCAGGAGCAGCCGGCGATGGCGGCCGCGGCCCGGTCGAGGGCGGCCTGCGCCTGCAATGGCTGGTCCTTGTCCGACCGGTCGGCCATCAACGCGAACAGGACCGGACGGCCGTCGGCATCGGTCCCGTAGCCGGCCAGCGAGTGGACGCCCGACAGCGTGCCGGTCTTGGCGCGCACCGTCCCCCGCGCCGCGGTCAGCTGGGCGAACCGGTCGACCAGCGTGCCGGTGAACCCGCTGACCGGCAGGTCGGCCACCAGCTCGGACGTGCGGGGAGCCGCCAGCGCCTGGCGCAGCACCTCGACGAGCATCACCGGCGTGATGCGGTTGCG includes these proteins:
- the ftsH gene encoding ATP-dependent zinc metalloprotease FtsH: MNFKRLLKGPWLWIVLITILVISIVSVSSSADGYKQVKTATMVTYLDSGKVKDVKFVDGDQQIQATLNDGTKVKTKYLGDQGARLVEQAEKAVADKKLKSFDVEVPKTNAFVSLLIGILPFILIFGLIFFLMNNAAGGGGRVMQFAKSKAKLMSKDTPKTTFADVAGCDEAIEELGEIKEFLQEPAKFQAVGAKIPKGVLLYGPPGTGKTLLARAVAGEAGVPFYSISGSDFVEMFVGVGASRVRDLFEQAKENAPAIVFIDEIDAVGRHRGTGMGGGHDEREQTLNQLLVEMDGFDVRGGVILIAATNRPDVLDPALLRPGRFDRQIGVEAPDLAGRTQILKVHSRGKPIAPGVDLEAIARRTPGFSGADLANVLNEAALLTARDGAKTIDNEALDEAIDRVISGPQKRSRLMNENERRITAYHEGGHALVAAALPQSDPVHKITILPRGRALGYTMVLPDEDKYSQTRAELLDKLAYMLGGRAAEELVFHDPTTGAGNDIEKATNLARAMVTQYGMTERLGAVRLGENEGQPFLGRDIGHARNYSEAVAAVVDEEINKLITFAHQEAFDILHENRDVLDTLVTELLEKETLDKAQVARIFEPLRRRDVRPAWTGSPSRVPDTRPPVEVVPGKSYSTNGNTPITVGPDAGVDAPPPAGPAPTEGPDLT
- the tilS gene encoding tRNA lysidine(34) synthetase TilS, translating into MGGALDPVVATGRNLVRHALDDLGPAARIVIGVSGGADSLALAAVTAFVADRAALDVEAVVVDHQLQPGSAEVAEVAVKQLAGIGLPARVVRVEVGADGGPEGAARTARLGALGATGADAVLLAHTLDDQAETVLLGLGRGSGPRSIAGMSAHDGLWRRPFLRLRRADTEHICRVHGLTWWTDPHNSDPAFRRSRLRAEVMPLLEDVLGGGVAEALARTAEQVRHDGLVLDALAAEVAAPHDVDTLAALPVAVRSRVLRLAALAAGAEALTATHVSELDRLVTDWRGQRRVELPGGVSATRTGASLSFADTPVKR
- a CDS encoding zinc-dependent metalloprotease; its protein translation is MIDWNLALTTATKLSRPGPEMSPDEAAETVAELREGAARSEGPVREFSDLHATSATAPVLVIDRPRWIEANLETFRTLMDPVVAKLAASEKRPGVFGRAIGEKVTGAEVGALMSFMSSKVLGQFDPFWDGPAGEGGRLLLVAPNIVEVERQLGVDPHDFRLWVCLHEETHRVQFTAVDWMRGHMKSLIDEFIEATDLDSSALSSMLSDGVGEIVRIVKGESDAALSDVFQNERQREIVDRLTGIMSLLEGHADVVMDGVGPEVIPSVEEIRRKFTERRKGASPMDRMLRRLLGIDAKMRQYRDGAVFVREVNQMVGLDGFNQVWAEPANLPGRAEILDPASWVKRVHG
- the hpt gene encoding hypoxanthine phosphoribosyltransferase, which codes for MDQTHVEGDLDLDQTLYTEEQIRQRLNEMAEQIQTDYEGKDLLLVGVLKGAVMVMADLARSLNRHVEMDWMAVSSYGSGTQSSGVVRILKDLDTDLNGRHVLIVEDIIDTGLTLSWLITNLRSRGPASVEIATLLRKPEAQRMDVEVKYVGFDIPNAFVVGYGLDYNERYRNLRCIGTLSPHVYS